In a genomic window of Ralstonia nicotianae:
- a CDS encoding DNA-methyltransferase codes for MTKRAIDGIFNEDCIAGVGRLADGSVDLVIADPPYGLGKDYGNDSDKLSGEAYLAWSERWIEAVLPKLARNGSLYLFCTWQYAPELFVMLKRRLSMINEIIWDRRVPSMGGSTRKFSSVHDNIGFFAASRDYYFDVDAVRIPYDAETKKARSRKRFEGKKWLEVGYNPKDVWSVSRLHRQDPERAEHPTQKPLELVERMVLASCPPGGLVLDPFLGSGTTAAACARLGRRFAGFEINAEYCRVARERVAAVTPLGPQSTDSQVPDTVRVA; via the coding sequence ATGACCAAGCGCGCCATCGACGGCATCTTCAACGAGGACTGCATTGCCGGTGTCGGCCGCCTGGCCGACGGCAGCGTGGACCTCGTCATCGCCGATCCGCCGTACGGGCTGGGCAAGGACTATGGCAACGACTCCGACAAGCTGTCGGGCGAGGCCTACCTGGCCTGGTCGGAACGCTGGATCGAGGCGGTGTTGCCGAAGCTGGCGCGCAACGGCTCGCTCTACCTGTTCTGCACGTGGCAGTACGCGCCGGAGCTGTTCGTGATGCTCAAGCGGCGCCTGTCGATGATCAACGAGATCATCTGGGACCGCCGCGTGCCCAGCATGGGCGGCAGCACGCGCAAGTTCTCTTCGGTGCACGACAACATCGGCTTTTTCGCCGCCTCGCGCGACTACTACTTCGATGTCGACGCCGTGCGCATCCCGTACGACGCCGAGACCAAGAAGGCCCGCAGCCGCAAGCGCTTCGAGGGCAAGAAGTGGCTGGAGGTCGGCTACAACCCGAAGGACGTGTGGAGCGTGTCGCGCCTGCACCGGCAGGACCCCGAACGCGCCGAGCACCCGACGCAGAAGCCGCTGGAACTGGTCGAGCGCATGGTGCTGGCGAGCTGCCCGCCGGGCGGGCTGGTGCTGGACCCGTTCCTGGGCAGCGGTACCACCGCCGCGGCCTGCGCGCGGTTGGGCCGCCGGTTTGCCGGCTTCGAGATCAACGCCGAGTATTGCCGCGTGGCGCGCGAGCGGGTGGCCGCCGTCACGCCGCTTGGACCCCAATCGACTGATTCCCAGGTGCCCGACACCGTCAGGGTCGCCTGA
- a CDS encoding SPOR domain-containing protein, with amino-acid sequence MGLFSIFSSRKPAESARGAAGSAADVARDAVRESRAASASRSRAARRDDDVDDGLDPELPQKQRARRRLIGAVVLVGAAVVVLPLVFDAKPRPVTDGVAVQIQDQPVDRGAKASADEPKVASRRSAPRADGAAPQQAQALDQGEEVVSSAGGTSAASTPAAAKPSPKAAAGATATDTKPQAKPAASVQAAPAAEAKDGKFLLLIGAFASEDRARNWLSKLKGEKIPGYIEHKKVPEKGDLALLRAGPFNDRASAEMAQKRAEQLGLTPKLVQQ; translated from the coding sequence ATGGGACTGTTTTCCATCTTCTCTTCCCGCAAGCCTGCCGAAAGCGCGCGTGGCGCCGCCGGCAGCGCTGCCGATGTAGCGCGCGACGCGGTGCGCGAGTCGCGGGCCGCCTCGGCATCCCGCAGCCGCGCGGCGCGGCGCGATGATGACGTCGATGACGGTCTCGATCCCGAGCTGCCGCAAAAGCAGCGCGCGCGGCGGCGCCTGATCGGCGCGGTCGTGCTGGTGGGGGCCGCCGTGGTGGTGCTGCCGCTGGTGTTCGATGCCAAGCCGCGCCCGGTGACGGACGGCGTCGCGGTCCAGATCCAGGACCAGCCGGTCGATCGCGGCGCCAAGGCGTCGGCCGATGAACCCAAGGTGGCCAGCCGCCGCTCGGCGCCGCGTGCCGACGGGGCGGCCCCGCAGCAGGCGCAGGCGCTGGATCAGGGGGAAGAGGTCGTGTCTTCCGCCGGCGGCACCTCCGCGGCGAGCACGCCGGCCGCCGCCAAGCCGTCGCCCAAGGCCGCCGCCGGCGCGACGGCAACCGATACCAAGCCGCAGGCGAAGCCTGCCGCGTCCGTCCAGGCTGCACCGGCTGCCGAAGCCAAGGACGGCAAATTCCTGCTGCTGATCGGCGCGTTCGCTTCGGAAGACCGCGCCCGCAACTGGCTGAGCAAACTCAAGGGCGAGAAGATTCCCGGCTACATCGAGCACAAGAAGGTGCCCGAGAAGGGCGATCTGGCCTTGCTGCGCGCGGGCCCGTTCAATGATCGCGCCTCGGCGGAGATGGCACAGAAGCGCGCCGAGCAACTGGGCCTGACGCCCAAGCTGGTGCAGCAGTGA
- the trpA gene encoding tryptophan synthase subunit alpha: MSRIAQTFSQLSAQGRKGLIPFITAGDPYPELTVDLMHALVKGGANVIELGVPFSDPMADGPVIQRASERALAKKIGLRTVLDYVRAFRATDKTTPVVLMGYANPIERMGIDAFAKAASEAGVDGVLVVDYPPEECEAFAKTMRAAGIDPIFLLAPTSTEARMAQIARVASGYIYYVSLKGVTGAATLDLDSVAARIPQIRQHARLPVGVGFGIRDAATARAIGGVADAVVIGSRIVQLLEEASREQAVQCLTDFIADIRQALDA, encoded by the coding sequence ATGTCCCGCATTGCTCAAACTTTTTCGCAATTGTCCGCGCAGGGCCGCAAGGGCCTGATTCCGTTCATCACGGCGGGCGACCCGTATCCCGAGCTGACCGTCGACCTGATGCATGCGCTGGTCAAGGGCGGCGCCAACGTCATCGAACTGGGCGTGCCGTTTTCCGACCCGATGGCCGACGGCCCGGTCATCCAGCGTGCGTCGGAGCGCGCACTCGCCAAGAAAATCGGCCTGCGCACCGTGCTGGACTACGTGCGTGCGTTCCGCGCCACCGACAAGACCACGCCCGTGGTGCTGATGGGCTACGCCAACCCGATCGAGCGCATGGGCATCGACGCCTTCGCCAAGGCCGCGTCGGAAGCCGGCGTGGACGGCGTGCTGGTGGTGGACTATCCGCCCGAGGAGTGCGAGGCGTTCGCCAAGACCATGCGGGCCGCGGGCATCGACCCGATCTTCCTGCTGGCGCCCACGTCGACCGAAGCGCGCATGGCGCAGATCGCCCGCGTGGCGAGTGGCTACATCTACTACGTCTCGCTCAAGGGCGTGACGGGTGCGGCGACGCTGGACCTCGACAGCGTGGCCGCGCGCATCCCGCAGATCCGCCAGCACGCGCGGCTGCCGGTGGGGGTCGGCTTCGGCATCCGCGATGCGGCGACGGCGCGCGCGATCGGCGGCGTGGCCGATGCGGTGGTGATCGGATCCCGCATTGTGCAATTGCTGGAGGAGGCGTCCCGCGAACAAGCGGTACAATGTCTGACTGATTTCATCGCGGACATCCGCCAGGCGCTCGACGCCTGA
- a CDS encoding CvpA family protein, with protein sequence MQPTFFDYGVLFIVVASALVGLFRGLIREILALAGWLFAAWVAYTFSGVAAGWMPESLPGGPVARTVLGFVLLFVVTVIGTSLVGALLSAVLESAGLKPADRGLGMVFGLARGGVIILVLMTVAGFTSVPEQPFWRDALTRPYAEEAARAAKPLLPPDVAKYIHY encoded by the coding sequence ATGCAACCGACTTTCTTTGATTACGGCGTTCTGTTCATCGTCGTGGCGTCGGCGCTGGTGGGCCTGTTTCGCGGACTGATCCGCGAGATCCTGGCGCTGGCCGGGTGGCTGTTTGCGGCGTGGGTGGCCTATACCTTCTCGGGCGTGGCGGCGGGCTGGATGCCGGAGTCGCTGCCGGGCGGACCGGTGGCACGCACGGTTCTCGGATTCGTCCTACTGTTCGTAGTGACGGTGATCGGGACATCGCTGGTGGGCGCGCTGCTGTCGGCGGTCCTGGAGAGCGCGGGGCTGAAGCCCGCCGATCGCGGCCTCGGCATGGTGTTCGGGCTGGCGCGCGGCGGCGTGATCATCCTGGTGCTGATGACGGTGGCGGGCTTCACCAGTGTGCCCGAGCAGCCGTTCTGGCGCGATGCGCTCACGCGGCCGTATGCGGAGGAGGCGGCACGGGCCGCCAAGCCGCTGCTGCCGCCCGACGTCGCGAAATACATTCACTATTGA
- the accD gene encoding acetyl-CoA carboxylase, carboxyltransferase subunit beta, whose protein sequence is MSWLDKLLPPKIQQTDPSQRKGIPEGLWIKCPACESVLYRTDVEANLHVCPKCEHHMRIGARARLDALLDAEGRYELGQEILPVDALKFKDTKKYPDRIKTAMDDTGETDAMVVMGGAIHALPVVVACFEFEFMGGSMGSVVGERFTRGAQTALEQKVPFICVSATGGARMQESLLSLMQMAKTTAMVNKLAEAKLPFISVLTDPTMGGVSASFAFMGDVVIAEPRALIGFAGPRVIEQTVREKLPEGFQRAEFLLQKGAIDMIIDRRSMRREIAELLALLQKQPADALA, encoded by the coding sequence ATGAGCTGGCTGGACAAACTGCTTCCGCCCAAGATCCAACAGACCGATCCGTCGCAACGCAAGGGCATTCCGGAAGGCCTGTGGATCAAATGCCCCGCCTGCGAGTCGGTGCTGTACCGTACCGACGTCGAAGCCAACCTGCACGTCTGCCCCAAGTGCGAACACCACATGCGCATCGGCGCCCGCGCGCGCCTGGATGCGCTGCTGGACGCCGAGGGCCGCTATGAGCTGGGACAGGAGATCCTCCCGGTCGACGCGCTCAAGTTCAAGGACACCAAGAAGTATCCCGACCGCATCAAGACGGCCATGGACGACACCGGCGAGACCGACGCCATGGTCGTGATGGGCGGCGCCATCCACGCGCTGCCGGTGGTGGTGGCCTGCTTCGAGTTCGAATTCATGGGCGGCTCGATGGGCTCGGTGGTGGGCGAGCGCTTCACGCGCGGCGCGCAGACGGCGCTGGAGCAGAAGGTGCCGTTCATCTGCGTGTCAGCCACGGGCGGCGCGCGCATGCAGGAAAGCCTGCTGTCGCTGATGCAGATGGCCAAGACCACGGCCATGGTCAACAAGCTGGCCGAAGCCAAGCTGCCGTTCATCAGCGTGCTGACCGATCCGACCATGGGCGGCGTTTCCGCCAGCTTCGCCTTCATGGGCGACGTGGTGATCGCCGAGCCGCGCGCGCTGATCGGCTTCGCCGGCCCGCGCGTGATCGAGCAGACCGTGCGCGAAAAGCTGCCGGAAGGCTTCCAGCGCGCCGAATTCCTGCTGCAGAAGGGTGCCATCGACATGATCATCGACCGCCGCAGCATGCGCCGCGAAATCGCCGAGCTGCTTGCCCTGCTGCAGAAGCAGCCGGCCGACGCGCTGGCCTGA
- the folC gene encoding bifunctional tetrahydrofolate synthase/dihydrofolate synthase, giving the protein MHCFDNLPDWLAHLETAHPVGIDMGLERISRVRDALALKLDPVVFTVGGTNGKGSTCAMLEAILMAAGYKVGCHTSPHLIDFNERARVNGEIATDAMLLPHFEAVERARCSFAEPVSLTYFEFTTLAIMHLFAGAGLDAVILEVGLGGRLDAVNIIDPDCAVVTSVDLDHMAYLGDTREAIGFEKAGIFRPGVPAVCSDPVPPVSLVRHAEAIGADLWLIGRDFNFQGDKQQWGWSGRGRRWSSLGYPALRGANQLLNASAALAALDSVRDRLAITAQDVRVGLSRVALPGRFQVMPGRPAVILDVAHNPHAAAALGQNLENMGFFRYTYAVFGAMQDKDIAGVLGHLLDKVDHWCLTDLPTPRAASAAQLEQALADAGFSPGKEASVATYGDPATAYRNAMERATEDDRIVVFGSFFTVAGVLAERKTRAH; this is encoded by the coding sequence ATGCATTGTTTCGATAACCTGCCGGACTGGCTGGCCCATCTGGAAACCGCGCACCCCGTCGGCATCGACATGGGGCTCGAGCGCATCAGCCGCGTGCGCGACGCGCTGGCGCTCAAGCTCGATCCGGTCGTCTTCACCGTGGGCGGCACCAACGGCAAGGGCTCGACCTGCGCGATGCTGGAGGCCATCCTGATGGCGGCCGGCTACAAGGTCGGCTGCCACACATCGCCGCACCTGATCGACTTCAACGAGCGCGCCCGCGTCAATGGCGAGATCGCCACCGACGCGATGCTGCTGCCGCATTTCGAGGCGGTCGAGCGCGCCCGCTGCAGCTTCGCCGAGCCCGTCAGCCTGACGTACTTCGAGTTCACCACGCTGGCGATCATGCATCTGTTTGCCGGGGCAGGGCTGGATGCGGTGATCCTGGAGGTGGGGCTGGGCGGCCGGCTGGATGCGGTCAATATCATCGATCCCGACTGTGCCGTCGTCACCAGTGTCGATCTCGACCACATGGCCTACCTGGGCGACACGCGCGAGGCGATCGGCTTCGAGAAGGCCGGCATCTTCCGGCCGGGCGTGCCGGCGGTGTGCTCCGACCCGGTGCCGCCGGTCTCGCTGGTCCGGCACGCCGAGGCCATCGGCGCGGACCTGTGGCTGATCGGCCGCGATTTCAACTTCCAGGGCGATAAGCAGCAGTGGGGCTGGAGCGGGCGGGGCCGGCGCTGGTCGTCGCTGGGCTATCCGGCGCTGCGCGGGGCCAACCAGCTGCTGAATGCGTCGGCGGCGCTGGCTGCGCTGGACTCGGTGCGCGACCGGCTGGCGATCACCGCGCAGGACGTGCGCGTCGGGCTATCGCGCGTGGCGCTGCCGGGACGCTTCCAGGTGATGCCGGGCCGACCGGCGGTGATCCTGGATGTGGCCCACAATCCGCATGCCGCGGCGGCCCTGGGCCAGAATCTCGAGAACATGGGCTTCTTCCGCTACACCTACGCGGTGTTCGGCGCCATGCAGGACAAGGACATCGCGGGCGTGCTGGGCCATCTGCTCGACAAGGTCGATCACTGGTGCCTGACCGATCTGCCGACGCCGCGCGCGGCGAGCGCGGCACAACTCGAGCAAGCCCTGGCGGATGCAGGCTTCAGCCCGGGCAAGGAGGCCAGCGTCGCAACCTATGGCGATCCCGCCACCGCCTATCGCAACGCCATGGAGCGGGCGACCGAGGATGATAGAATCGTCGTCTTCGGATCGTTCTTCACCGTTGCCGGTGTGCTGGCGGAGCGCAAGACCCGCGCGCACTAA